Below is a window of Streptomyces sp. NBC_00223 DNA.
GTCGAAGGAGAGCGAGATCTCAAGGATGGACAGGATCGCGACGATCGCGAGTCCCTTTCCCCCCCAGAGGACGCCGGCCAGGGCCAGGCCCGCGGCGGTGACGCCGAACGACCAGCCGAATGTTCTGAGGAGCACGTGCTACCCACCCAATCCCTTGTGACGCCCTTTTTACGACCACGGGGGCTTCCGCGCGGTACGCGACTTTACGAAACGTTGACCCCGAAGTCCAGCGCGATGCCCCGCAGCCCGGAGGCGTACCCCTGCCCCACCGCCCGGAATTTCCATTCGCCGCCGTAGCGGTAGAGCTCACCGAAGATCATCGCCGTCTCGGTCGAGGCGTCCTCGGTCAGGTCGTAACGGGCCAGCTCGGCGTCGTCCGCCTGGTTGACCACCCGGATATAGGCCCCGCTGACCTGGCCGAAGGTCTGCGCACGGGAATCGGCCTCGTAGATCGAGACCGGAAAGACGATCTTGTCGACCCGCTCCGGGACGGCCGCGAGGTCGACCAGGATCGTTTCGTCGTCACCACCGGTGCCACCGACCAGTTCGTCACCGGTGTGCTCGACGGAGCCCTCCGGGCTCTTGAGATTGTTGTAGAAGACGAAGTACTCGTCCCCCAGCACCCGGCCGTTCGCGCACAGCAGCGCGCTGGCGTCCAGGTCGAAGTCGGCTCCGGTGGTCGAACGGGCACTCCAGCCCAGGCCGATCTGCACCTTGGTGAGATTCGGCGCGGCCTTGGAGAGGGAGACATTGCCTCCCTTGGCGAGCGTGACACCCATTGTGGTTCTTTCCTCCCCGCGGTTGGTGGACGGTCGTACGGGTCAGACGTTGACGCCGAAGTCCTGCGCGATGCCGCGCAGCCCGGAGGCGTACCCCTGCCCGATGGCCCGGAACTTCCACTCCGCGCCGTGCCGGTAGAGCTCGCCGAAGACCATCGCGGTCTCGGTGGAGGCGTCCTCGGTCAGGTCGTAGCGGGCCAGCTCGCGCTGGTCGGCCGCGTTGAGCACGCGGATGTACGCGTTGCGCACCTGGCCGAAGCTCTGCTGGCGGGACTCGGCCTCGTAGATCGAGACCGGGAAGACGATCTTGGCGACGTCGGCCGGCACCCCGGCCAGATTGACGTTGATCACCTCGTCGTCGCCGTCGCCCGAACCGGTGAGGTTGTCGCCGGTGTGCTCGACCGAGCCGTCCGGGCTCTTGAGGTTGTTGAAGAACACGAAGTGCTGGTCGGACAGCACCTTGCCCTGGTCGTTGGTGAGCAGCGCGCTCGCGTCCAGGTCGAAGTCGCTGCCCGTGGTCGTACGCGCGTCCCATCCCAGGCCGACGACGACCGCCGTGAGATTGGGTGCCTCCTTGGTCAGCGAGACATTG
It encodes the following:
- a CDS encoding TerD family protein, with amino-acid sequence MGVSLSKGGNVSLTKEAPNLTAVVVGLGWDARTTTGSDFDLDASALLTNDQGKVLSDQHFVFFNNLKSPDGSVEHTGDNLTGSGDGDDEVINVNLAGVPADVAKIVFPVSIYEAESRQQSFGQVRNAYIRVLNAADQRELARYDLTEDASTETAMVFGELYRHGAEWKFRAIGQGYASGLRGIAQDFGVNV
- a CDS encoding TerD family protein → MGVTLAKGGNVSLSKAAPNLTKVQIGLGWSARSTTGADFDLDASALLCANGRVLGDEYFVFYNNLKSPEGSVEHTGDELVGGTGGDDETILVDLAAVPERVDKIVFPVSIYEADSRAQTFGQVSGAYIRVVNQADDAELARYDLTEDASTETAMIFGELYRYGGEWKFRAVGQGYASGLRGIALDFGVNVS